A window of uncultured Litoreibacter sp. contains these coding sequences:
- a CDS encoding GNAT family N-acetyltransferase — MLQTPIRLSRGRYTARFACGAADLAAAQGLRHRVFRGGEGVDRDAYDASCDHVLVEDAETGALVCCFRMMTLASGDEISRSYAAQFYDLAGLSGFQGAMAEVGRFCVSPRALDPDILRVAWGAVTAHVDAHGVGLLFGCSSFEGTAADRHLDALSLLNDRHLGPDPWRPKVKAGEVVAFVDVVTSGASDLRLGVKGLPPLLRTYLAMGGWVSDHAVVDRDLGTLHVFTGVEIAAIPPARAKALRAVAG, encoded by the coding sequence ATGTTGCAAACGCCCATCCGCCTGTCGCGTGGCCGCTACACGGCCCGCTTCGCGTGTGGCGCGGCGGATTTGGCGGCGGCGCAAGGCCTGCGGCACCGGGTGTTTCGCGGCGGCGAGGGGGTGGATCGTGATGCGTATGACGCAAGCTGCGATCACGTGCTGGTGGAGGATGCCGAAACGGGTGCATTGGTGTGCTGCTTTCGGATGATGACGTTGGCCTCAGGGGACGAAATTTCGCGCAGCTACGCCGCGCAATTCTATGATTTGGCAGGGCTATCGGGATTTCAGGGCGCGATGGCCGAGGTCGGCCGTTTCTGCGTCTCGCCGCGGGCCCTGGATCCCGACATTTTGCGTGTTGCCTGGGGCGCGGTGACGGCGCATGTCGATGCGCATGGGGTGGGGCTGCTCTTTGGCTGCTCCTCCTTTGAGGGCACGGCGGCGGATCGGCATCTGGACGCGCTGTCCTTGCTCAACGACCGGCATTTGGGGCCCGATCCCTGGCGTCCGAAGGTCAAGGCGGGCGAGGTGGTGGCCTTTGTGGATGTCGTGACATCCGGCGCGTCGGACCTGCGGTTGGGGGTCAAGGGCCTGCCGCCGCTGTTGCGGACCTATCTGGCGATGGGCGGCTGGGTCAGCGACCATGCGGTCGTGGACCGTGATCTGGGGACGTTGCATGTGTTTACAGGCGTCGAAATTGCCGCCATCCCGCCGGCCCGGGCGAAGGCGCTGCGGGCGGTGGCCGGGTGA
- a CDS encoding RNA polymerase sigma factor: MTRKSRSLEHYLVAAAQLGERSAMEQLVALRGPRLQVHATRLLGDPEEARDAVQDAWVAIFKGLSGLRDTQAFPAWATRIVTRRCAAVIKRKQGDRALSAALLAEREDAAPETGPDAVRAAHVRRAIASLPPDQAATVALFYLDDMGVAEVSVAMDVPVGTVKRRLMLARDKLRTTLKGEENDQ; this comes from the coding sequence GTGACCCGTAAATCGCGCAGTTTGGAGCATTACCTCGTGGCCGCCGCCCAATTGGGCGAGCGATCGGCGATGGAGCAGCTTGTTGCGTTGCGCGGGCCCAGGTTGCAGGTGCATGCCACCCGATTGCTGGGGGACCCCGAAGAGGCGCGCGACGCGGTTCAGGACGCTTGGGTGGCCATTTTCAAGGGCCTGAGCGGCCTGCGGGACACCCAAGCGTTCCCGGCCTGGGCGACCCGGATCGTGACCCGCCGCTGCGCTGCGGTGATCAAACGCAAGCAAGGCGACCGGGCGCTCAGCGCCGCGCTGCTGGCCGAACGTGAAGACGCCGCGCCCGAAACCGGGCCGGATGCGGTGCGTGCGGCCCATGTGCGTCGCGCCATTGCAAGCCTGCCACCCGACCAGGCCGCCACGGTGGCGCTGTTCTACCTCGACGATATGGGTGTCGCGGAGGTGTCCGTCGCGATGGACGTCCCCGTTGGCACCGTGAAACGCCGCCTGATGCTGGCGCGCGACAAATTGAGAACCACTCTGAAAGGAGAAGAAAATGACCAATAG
- the bamE gene encoding outer membrane protein assembly factor BamE — translation MNRKTAGAVPLLLCAALMALSACQEIIRQHGYIPPQEDLDAIIVGVDTRDSVEAVIGKPAASGVLREGGYFYIGSKVRHFGAKKPKEIDRQVVAIRFDGNDTVTNVERFGLERGQVVTLSRRVTETSVRDVTFIRQIIRNFGRIDLGEALGG, via the coding sequence ATGAACCGGAAAACGGCGGGGGCAGTTCCGCTGCTGCTTTGCGCGGCGCTAATGGCGCTGAGCGCGTGCCAGGAAATCATCCGCCAGCACGGCTATATCCCGCCGCAAGAGGACCTGGACGCCATCATCGTGGGGGTCGACACCCGCGACAGCGTCGAGGCCGTTATCGGCAAACCGGCGGCCTCAGGCGTGCTGCGCGAAGGCGGCTATTTCTACATCGGCTCAAAAGTGCGCCATTTCGGCGCGAAAAAGCCAAAAGAAATCGACCGCCAGGTTGTGGCGATCCGCTTTGATGGCAATGACACGGTGACAAATGTGGAGCGGTTTGGGCTGGAACGCGGGCAGGTGGTTACGCTGTCGCGCCGCGTCACCGAGACATCGGTGCGGGATGTGACCTTCATCCGCCAAATCATTCGCAACTTCGGCCGGATTGACCTGGGCGAGGCGCTGGGAGGATAG
- the rpmF gene encoding 50S ribosomal protein L32 — protein sequence MAVQQNKVSKSRRNNRRAHDALSADARNECSNCGELKRPHHVCASCGHYDDKEVVAMVDEVELDDDAA from the coding sequence ATGGCTGTCCAGCAGAATAAAGTTTCCAAGTCGCGCCGCAACAACCGCCGCGCACATGACGCGCTGAGCGCAGATGCCCGCAACGAATGCTCCAACTGCGGCGAGCTGAAGCGCCCGCACCACGTTTGCGCCTCGTGCGGCCATTACGACGACAAGGAAGTTGTTGCGATGGTGGACGAAGTCGAACTGGACGACGACGCCGCATAA
- a CDS encoding pyridoxamine 5'-phosphate oxidase family protein: protein MPNVYHEIAFTPAVKALQEAEGSREMYAKYEASEKRMKTELGEPEMGYIAGRDSFYMSSVSETGWPYMQHRGGPVGFAKVLNAQEFGWAEYWGNRQYISTGNIAGNDRVSLFFIDYASKTRLKVYGHARVVGLDDPVMETLTEGSDGLKVERGMVVTVASFEWNCPKYITERYTKGEVQQALAQMGARIAELEAQLAAKG, encoded by the coding sequence ATGCCGAATGTCTATCATGAGATCGCGTTTACCCCTGCCGTAAAGGCGCTGCAGGAGGCTGAGGGCAGCCGCGAGATGTACGCCAAATATGAGGCGTCCGAGAAGCGGATGAAGACGGAATTGGGTGAGCCGGAGATGGGATATATTGCGGGGCGAGACTCGTTTTATATGTCATCCGTGTCGGAGACCGGGTGGCCTTACATGCAGCATCGTGGCGGGCCGGTTGGGTTTGCCAAGGTGCTGAACGCGCAGGAATTTGGGTGGGCGGAGTATTGGGGGAACCGGCAATATATCTCGACCGGGAACATTGCGGGCAACGACCGAGTGTCGTTGTTTTTCATTGATTACGCGTCGAAGACACGGCTGAAAGTCTATGGCCATGCGCGGGTTGTGGGGTTGGACGACCCGGTGATGGAGACGCTCACCGAGGGCAGCGACGGGTTGAAGGTGGAGCGGGGCATGGTCGTGACAGTGGCGAGCTTCGAGTGGAATTGCCCGAAATATATCACCGAGCGCTACACCAAGGGCGAGGTGCAACAGGCGTTGGCCCAAATGGGCGCGCGGATCGCGGAGTTGGAGGCGCAGCTGGCGGCGAAGGGTTAG
- a CDS encoding peptidase S41, whose amino-acid sequence MSFSQDLAPILDVVKRIDPSFGSVDPEQIASHAEDAHRYASGTAKDRFLLSAMRLLALSGNRHTRLIPNDAIHVLPLRFVTVGTSVFLTKASTPVAEFAPCKLVAVNGVPVERIERAAECLLAGTSQRKRVIGPLLFAWPAALVHLGCASSGDKTQYQFETGDGHTAKANVSISDAVPASEFYPSNEHGQVDPVWSPNGFVAIHDYADDGLALTLPSFFDPDERAFPEAIDRAATWVRSRRDGFLVIDLRGNTGGDFLATMPLIDAITESARTNGCAVLVDKFTFSAAIVFVAILRYRLKRKLQIIGEDMGDGLRFFAEGGLIELPASGASIRYSTALHDWENGLADQTTPPEIARQIVAVGKLEIDRTWVTAPFDATPKDVLYRQLINDLA is encoded by the coding sequence GTGTCGTTTAGCCAAGATCTTGCACCCATTCTGGACGTCGTAAAACGGATCGACCCGAGCTTTGGATCGGTCGATCCTGAACAGATCGCTTCTCATGCCGAAGATGCCCATCGGTACGCGTCAGGGACTGCAAAAGACCGTTTCCTGCTTTCGGCGATGCGTCTGCTGGCCCTGTCAGGCAATCGCCACACGCGCCTGATCCCCAATGATGCAATCCATGTACTGCCGCTTCGATTCGTAACAGTCGGGACGTCGGTGTTCCTGACGAAAGCATCAACGCCGGTCGCAGAATTTGCGCCCTGCAAGCTGGTCGCGGTGAACGGCGTCCCTGTCGAACGTATCGAACGCGCGGCAGAATGCCTGTTGGCGGGGACATCGCAGAGGAAACGCGTGATCGGGCCGCTGCTATTTGCCTGGCCGGCGGCTTTGGTCCATCTGGGGTGTGCATCAAGCGGTGACAAAACCCAATATCAGTTTGAAACTGGCGACGGGCACACAGCCAAGGCGAATGTGTCTATCTCTGATGCTGTCCCGGCGTCGGAATTCTATCCCAGCAACGAGCATGGCCAGGTTGATCCCGTCTGGTCCCCAAATGGTTTTGTGGCCATCCACGACTACGCCGATGACGGCCTCGCATTGACGCTGCCAAGTTTCTTCGATCCTGACGAACGCGCGTTCCCCGAAGCAATTGACAGGGCCGCCACTTGGGTCCGGTCCCGGCGCGACGGCTTCCTTGTGATCGATCTTCGAGGCAACACAGGAGGCGACTTTCTGGCGACGATGCCGCTGATCGACGCTATCACCGAAAGCGCCCGGACAAACGGCTGCGCCGTGCTGGTGGATAAGTTCACCTTCTCTGCTGCAATCGTCTTTGTCGCGATCCTGCGATATCGGCTGAAGCGCAAGCTGCAAATCATCGGAGAAGACATGGGCGACGGTCTCAGGTTTTTTGCGGAAGGTGGCCTGATCGAGCTGCCAGCCAGCGGCGCATCCATTCGCTACTCAACCGCGCTTCACGATTGGGAAAACGGGTTGGCTGATCAAACGACGCCGCCCGAAATCGCGCGCCAGATTGTGGCGGTTGGCAAGCTCGAAATTGATCGGACTTGGGTCACGGCACCTTTCGACGCGACGCCGAAAGATGTCCTGTACAGACAGCTGATCAATGATTTGGCTTAA
- a CDS encoding DUF6768 family protein — protein MTNSEKTRLDDLIKAALTGQDKDILKETEELGYLALGLSQFGGKLGWVTWVIMVVQAVLFIVGVCCAVQLFAAVDVLAAVKWGISSAVLMIMAVQLKLSLAPQMQADRVIREVKRLELLVVNASDT, from the coding sequence ATGACCAATAGCGAAAAAACCCGCCTCGACGACCTGATCAAGGCCGCCCTGACCGGGCAGGACAAAGACATACTCAAGGAGACGGAGGAATTGGGCTACCTCGCCCTTGGCCTCAGCCAGTTCGGCGGCAAGCTGGGCTGGGTGACATGGGTGATCATGGTGGTGCAGGCGGTCCTGTTCATCGTGGGCGTTTGTTGCGCGGTTCAACTCTTTGCTGCCGTCGACGTTTTGGCCGCGGTGAAATGGGGGATATCGTCCGCCGTGCTGATGATCATGGCGGTGCAGCTGAAGCTGAGCCTCGCGCCGCAAATGCAGGCCGACCGGGTCATCCGGGAGGTGAAGCGGCTGGAGTTGTTGGTGGTCAACGCGTCCGACACATGA
- a CDS encoding DMT family transporter encodes MTNTSYALIMLVAGIGIPVLAALNAALGRAISAPAAASVVLFVVAFLTSLAVVIFTGPQAIAKVATAPKHLLLAGALIAFYVLSITYIAPHFGVGNAVFFVLLGQLISAAAIDHFALFGATQTPLTWIRASGITVMAAGVFITQIAAR; translated from the coding sequence ATGACCAACACATCCTACGCCCTGATCATGCTGGTGGCCGGCATCGGCATCCCCGTGCTCGCCGCGCTCAACGCCGCTTTGGGCCGCGCCATCTCGGCCCCTGCAGCCGCCTCGGTGGTGCTGTTCGTCGTAGCCTTCCTGACCTCGCTCGCCGTGGTGATCTTCACCGGCCCGCAGGCCATAGCCAAGGTCGCCACGGCCCCAAAACACCTGCTGCTGGCGGGCGCGCTGATTGCGTTCTACGTGCTGAGTATCACCTATATCGCCCCGCATTTCGGGGTCGGCAACGCGGTGTTCTTCGTGCTCCTGGGCCAGCTGATCTCAGCCGCCGCCATTGACCATTTCGCGCTGTTCGGGGCCACGCAAACGCCCCTGACTTGGATCCGCGCCTCTGGCATCACGGTGATGGCCGCGGGCGTCTTCATCACCCAAATCGCCGCCCGCTAG
- a CDS encoding Ldh family oxidoreductase: MAEVTLDQIEDVSFAALRAHGAVEWIAREVARAVRRAEQTGNVICGLYYLESYCTQLASGRVSGSVEPEVTRVRPGAVKADAKFGFAQAAFSRGFSEACAAARENGTASFAVAHAHTCTSLGFFTEQFAEAGLVAIGMTNASPVVAPPGGNAKTIGTNPIAMSVPAKGGGVGMHFDFSTSAVALGKITMAKAAGESIPLGWAVDADGEPTEDPEAALGGALVSAGGYKGWGFGLMVELLAAGMTGSVNSLDVGGLKLADGPPHGLGQFYIVMDPGTYTDAFFDRFARVAEAVEAQEGARVPGAARREMDVVDVPDALWTSVSALG; this comes from the coding sequence GTGGCTGAGGTAACGCTGGACCAGATTGAAGACGTCTCTTTTGCGGCTCTGCGCGCGCATGGGGCTGTCGAATGGATCGCACGAGAGGTGGCTCGCGCCGTTCGGCGGGCGGAGCAGACGGGCAATGTGATTTGCGGGCTGTATTATTTGGAAAGCTATTGCACGCAGTTGGCATCAGGGCGGGTGTCGGGCTCGGTGGAGCCTGAGGTGACCCGCGTGCGACCCGGTGCGGTGAAGGCGGATGCGAAGTTTGGCTTTGCGCAAGCCGCGTTTTCGCGCGGGTTTTCTGAGGCTTGCGCGGCCGCGCGGGAGAACGGCACCGCGTCATTTGCCGTGGCACATGCGCATACCTGCACCTCGCTGGGCTTCTTTACGGAGCAATTTGCAGAGGCTGGTTTGGTGGCGATTGGCATGACCAATGCGTCGCCGGTGGTTGCTCCTCCTGGCGGGAATGCCAAGACGATCGGGACCAACCCGATTGCGATGTCTGTGCCTGCCAAAGGTGGTGGCGTGGGGATGCATTTCGACTTTTCGACCTCGGCTGTGGCCTTGGGCAAGATCACCATGGCGAAAGCGGCAGGGGAGAGCATTCCACTGGGCTGGGCTGTGGATGCGGACGGGGAACCCACGGAGGACCCGGAGGCCGCTTTGGGCGGGGCGTTGGTCTCGGCTGGGGGCTACAAGGGTTGGGGCTTTGGGCTGATGGTGGAGCTGCTGGCGGCGGGCATGACGGGGTCGGTCAACTCGCTTGACGTTGGCGGGTTGAAGCTGGCCGACGGGCCGCCGCATGGGCTGGGGCAGTTCTACATCGTGATGGACCCCGGCACCTACACGGACGCGTTTTTCGACCGTTTTGCGCGGGTGGCTGAGGCCGTGGAGGCGCAAGAGGGCGCGCGCGTGCCCGGCGCTGCGCGGCGCGAGATGGATGTGGTCGATGTGCCGGATGCATTGTGGACGAGCGTGTCGGCGTTAGGCTAG
- a CDS encoding SDR family NAD(P)-dependent oxidoreductase, whose protein sequence is MNTIDLTGKTAIVTGGAQGIGLAVVTRLQASGAKVAVWDMTASEAGDFNASCDIADMASVQSALKTTEQALGPVDILVNSAGVAGPNMPIQDYPDDAWAQIVAINLTGTYNTNKAVLPGMRDRGYGRILNIASIAGKEGNPNACAYSASKAGVIGFTKSAGKENADKDIAVNCVTPAAARTPIFDQMSEEHIGYMLSKIPRERFLEVEEAANMIAWIVSAENSFTTGAVFDLSGGRATY, encoded by the coding sequence ATGAACACCATCGATCTCACCGGCAAAACCGCAATCGTCACCGGCGGCGCGCAGGGCATCGGGCTGGCGGTGGTCACGCGCCTGCAGGCCTCCGGCGCCAAGGTCGCGGTGTGGGATATGACTGCCTCGGAGGCGGGCGATTTCAACGCAAGCTGCGACATTGCGGATATGGCCTCCGTCCAGTCTGCACTTAAGACCACCGAACAAGCCCTTGGTCCCGTTGATATTTTGGTCAACTCGGCGGGCGTCGCCGGGCCCAACATGCCCATTCAGGACTACCCCGATGACGCTTGGGCGCAGATCGTCGCCATCAACCTGACTGGCACCTACAACACCAACAAGGCGGTGCTGCCGGGCATGCGGGACCGCGGCTACGGGCGCATCCTCAACATCGCCTCCATCGCGGGCAAGGAGGGCAATCCCAACGCCTGCGCCTATTCCGCCTCCAAGGCGGGCGTCATCGGCTTCACCAAATCGGCGGGCAAGGAAAACGCCGATAAGGACATCGCGGTCAACTGCGTCACCCCAGCCGCCGCCCGCACGCCGATTTTCGACCAGATGAGCGAGGAGCATATCGGCTACATGCTCTCCAAAATCCCGCGCGAGCGTTTCCTGGAGGTCGAGGAAGCCGCCAACATGATCGCCTGGATCGTCTCCGCCGAGAACAGCTTTACGACGGGTGCGGTGTTTGATCTGTCCGGCGGGCGGGCCACCTATTGA
- a CDS encoding BRCT domain-containing protein — MNTWDVGSDALARVHREANNGKFSGYFTGFLEGVRASQRIELGEVEPLVVVCAQMLDAMGDEDAYDILEDFKADVLDFQQLEDIVVFRSKNLKQNCQKTEINRFMGYCSGIACDDLITLEEAQGVLNMAAASPSVLEDPISRTIVVCCADSVDDGVIDPGESQEICRAITRLVGDCYADTGISSLGYVPVFEEATLSSIDDFENSLLVLTGNFETKPRRILEDYLAACGARAKSSPCKKTNFVIIANESSRDWKYTHKGTKIEKAIKLREASGKPEFISETQLMKLLASANI; from the coding sequence TTGAATACTTGGGATGTTGGTAGTGATGCACTTGCGCGTGTTCACCGTGAGGCTAATAACGGAAAATTTTCAGGCTATTTTACTGGGTTTCTGGAGGGTGTCCGGGCGAGTCAAAGAATTGAGCTTGGTGAAGTTGAACCTTTGGTTGTTGTATGCGCGCAGATGTTGGACGCAATGGGGGACGAAGACGCATACGACATACTAGAGGATTTCAAAGCTGACGTTTTGGATTTTCAGCAGCTGGAAGACATAGTTGTATTCCGAAGCAAGAACCTAAAGCAGAACTGCCAAAAAACAGAAATAAATAGGTTTATGGGCTATTGCTCAGGAATAGCTTGTGATGACCTAATCACTCTTGAGGAGGCGCAGGGGGTGCTTAATATGGCAGCAGCATCACCGTCAGTTCTGGAAGATCCCATTTCTCGTACCATCGTCGTCTGCTGTGCGGATTCAGTAGATGATGGAGTGATCGACCCGGGGGAATCACAGGAGATTTGTCGCGCGATCACCCGGCTAGTGGGAGATTGCTACGCAGATACTGGAATCAGTTCGCTTGGATATGTGCCGGTATTTGAAGAAGCGACACTATCTTCGATAGACGACTTTGAGAATTCGCTGCTTGTGTTGACAGGAAACTTCGAAACTAAACCGCGTCGAATTCTTGAGGACTACCTTGCTGCATGTGGCGCACGGGCAAAGTCGTCGCCATGCAAGAAAACCAATTTCGTGATAATAGCAAATGAGTCTTCTCGGGACTGGAAATATACTCACAAAGGTACCAAAATTGAAAAGGCTATTAAGTTAAGAGAAGCCTCCGGTAAGCCCGAGTTTATTTCAGAAACACAGCTGATGAAGTTGCTAGCTAGTGCAAATATCTAA
- a CDS encoding DUF177 domain-containing protein, which produces MSDTNPLFFRTADLPQKRITPLEFAADAAQRAAMAADLEVAQIKKLAFKGTLRAAGKTDWTLTGHLGATVVQPCVITLDPVTTRVEEDVTRHYISDWQDPEDAEVEMPGDDTSEPLGAEIDVMATITEALSLAIPAYPRANGAELGAMVHAEPGIEPLNEETVKPFASLADLKKKMENKG; this is translated from the coding sequence ATGTCTGACACAAATCCATTGTTCTTCCGCACCGCTGACCTGCCCCAAAAGCGGATCACGCCGCTGGAATTTGCCGCAGACGCGGCCCAGCGCGCGGCCATGGCCGCCGATCTGGAGGTCGCCCAAATCAAGAAACTGGCCTTCAAAGGCACGCTACGCGCCGCGGGCAAGACCGACTGGACGCTCACGGGCCATCTTGGGGCCACCGTGGTGCAGCCTTGCGTGATCACGCTCGATCCGGTCACCACGCGGGTCGAGGAGGACGTGACCCGGCACTACATCTCGGATTGGCAGGACCCCGAGGATGCCGAGGTAGAGATGCCCGGCGATGACACATCCGAGCCGCTGGGCGCCGAGATCGACGTTATGGCCACGATCACCGAGGCCTTGTCGCTGGCCATCCCCGCCTACCCGCGCGCCAACGGCGCGGAACTTGGGGCGATGGTGCATGCAGAACCCGGCATCGAGCCGTTGAACGAAGAAACGGTAAAACCCTTCGCCAGCCTCGCAGATCTGAAGAAGAAGATGGAAAACAAGGGCTAA
- a CDS encoding cytochrome c, producing the protein MRYLAFLAAVLAAGCAPEPETPDGARLFAENCAGCHGADAKGRGQAATELAVRPADLTQISARNGGLFPMAEVLSTIDGFHRTRLPESAMPEWGLIFSDPTELVDVGDGVMTPVSPEMLAIAQYLEALQEE; encoded by the coding sequence ATGAGATATTTGGCCTTTCTTGCCGCGGTTCTGGCCGCCGGGTGCGCGCCGGAGCCCGAAACGCCAGACGGGGCGCGGCTTTTTGCGGAGAATTGCGCGGGGTGCCACGGGGCGGACGCCAAGGGCCGCGGGCAGGCGGCGACAGAGCTGGCGGTGCGGCCGGCCGACCTGACGCAGATCTCGGCGCGCAATGGCGGGTTGTTCCCGATGGCCGAGGTCTTGAGCACGATTGACGGGTTCCACCGCACGCGCCTGCCCGAAAGCGCCATGCCGGAATGGGGGCTTATCTTCAGCGACCCGACCGAGCTGGTGGATGTGGGCGACGGGGTGATGACGCCCGTGTCGCCCGAAATGCTGGCAATAGCGCAGTATCTGGAGGCGTTGCAGGAGGAGTGA
- a CDS encoding ATP-binding cassette domain-containing protein, whose protein sequence is MARAPLLQLTDISLTFGGDPVFSDLGLVVQQGDRVALVGRNGSGKSTLMKVMGGLVEPDTGARFLAPGVTTGYMQQEPDLSGFATLGDFALSEMDPSEEYKLLSAAEGLKLNLDATVEAASGGERRRAALAKLLAEAPELMLLDEPTNHLDIEAIAWLEDHLSTTRAAYILISHDRAFLRALTRATLWIDRGKVSRQEQGFDRFEEWRDKAWEEEDAQRHKLNRKIKAEARWAVEGISARRKRNQGRVRALQELRAERASQIKRQGTAAMELDAGRKSGKQVFVLDGVSKAFEDKTIVRDFSIKVNRGDRIALVGPNGAGKTTLLKLMTGEVDPDSGTVKMGTNLDMAVFDQNRAALNPEDTLWGALTEDPATRVRGMGDHISVRGTPKHVVGYLKDFLFDEAQARAQIKSLSGGEKARLLLARIMARESNLLILDEPTNDLDIETLDLLQELIGDYDGTVILVSHDRDFLDRVASTTIALKDGKATVYAGGWSDYQAQAREGGGDVVLSDGPAKSRRAKGREAAEAKKAESGLSFTEKHRLEALPDEMARLEAEIAKLTEFLSNPELFTSQPAKFAKASEALVERNTALQNAEEEWLMLEEKAGG, encoded by the coding sequence ATGGCTAGAGCACCCCTCCTTCAACTGACCGACATTTCGCTGACCTTTGGCGGGGATCCTGTTTTTTCCGACCTTGGGCTGGTGGTCCAGCAGGGCGACCGCGTCGCCTTGGTGGGGCGCAACGGGTCGGGCAAATCGACCTTGATGAAGGTGATGGGCGGGTTGGTGGAACCCGACACCGGGGCGCGGTTTTTGGCGCCGGGCGTGACCACCGGCTACATGCAGCAGGAGCCCGACCTGTCGGGGTTTGCCACGTTGGGGGATTTCGCGTTGAGCGAGATGGACCCTTCCGAGGAATACAAATTATTGAGTGCTGCGGAGGGGTTGAAGCTTAACCTTGATGCAACGGTCGAGGCCGCATCCGGTGGAGAGCGGCGCCGCGCGGCCTTGGCCAAGCTGCTGGCGGAAGCGCCGGAATTGATGTTGCTGGACGAGCCGACCAACCACCTGGATATCGAGGCAATTGCGTGGTTGGAGGACCATCTGTCGACCACGCGGGCGGCCTACATTTTGATCTCGCACGACCGGGCGTTTTTGCGGGCGCTGACGCGGGCGACATTGTGGATTGATCGCGGCAAGGTCAGCCGTCAGGAACAAGGGTTCGACCGCTTTGAGGAGTGGCGCGACAAGGCGTGGGAAGAGGAAGACGCGCAGCGCCACAAGCTGAACCGCAAGATCAAGGCGGAGGCGCGGTGGGCGGTTGAAGGCATCTCGGCCCGGCGCAAGCGCAATCAGGGGCGCGTGCGGGCGTTGCAGGAGCTGCGAGCGGAACGCGCCAGCCAGATCAAACGGCAGGGCACGGCCGCGATGGAGCTGGATGCGGGGCGCAAGTCCGGCAAGCAGGTGTTTGTGCTGGACGGCGTTTCCAAGGCGTTTGAGGACAAGACCATCGTGCGGGATTTCTCGATCAAGGTGAACCGGGGCGACCGGATTGCCTTGGTGGGGCCGAACGGGGCGGGCAAAACCACGTTGCTGAAGCTGATGACGGGGGAGGTTGACCCCGACAGCGGCACCGTGAAGATGGGCACCAATCTTGATATGGCGGTGTTTGACCAAAACCGCGCGGCGCTGAACCCGGAAGACACGTTGTGGGGCGCGCTGACCGAGGACCCCGCCACCCGGGTGCGGGGGATGGGCGACCATATCTCTGTGCGCGGCACGCCGAAACATGTGGTGGGGTATCTCAAGGACTTCCTGTTTGACGAGGCGCAGGCGCGCGCGCAGATCAAGTCGCTGTCCGGCGGCGAGAAGGCGCGGCTGCTTTTGGCGCGGATCATGGCGCGGGAAAGCAACCTGCTGATCCTTGACGAGCCGACCAACGATCTGGACATCGAGACGCTGGATTTGCTGCAGGAATTGATCGGCGATTATGACGGTACGGTGATTCTGGTCAGCCACGACCGGGATTTTCTGGACCGTGTGGCCTCCACCACCATTGCGTTGAAGGACGGCAAGGCAACGGTTTATGCTGGCGGCTGGTCTGACTATCAGGCGCAGGCCCGTGAGGGCGGCGGCGATGTCGTGCTGTCGGATGGGCCAGCCAAGTCGCGCCGCGCCAAAGGGCGGGAGGCGGCGGAGGCCAAGAAGGCGGAGAGCGGTTTGTCCTTTACCGAAAAGCACCGGCTGGAGGCGCTGCCCGACGAGATGGCGCGTCTGGAGGCCGAGATCGCCAAGCTGACCGAATTTCTGTCGAACCCTGAACTGTTCACGTCGCAGCCCGCCAAGTTTGCCAAAGCCAGCGAGGCTTTGGTAGAGCGCAACACCGCGTTGCAGAATGCGGAAGAAGAATGGCTGATGTTGGAGGAGAAGGCGGGTGGCTGA
- the msrB gene encoding peptide-methionine (R)-S-oxide reductase MsrB: protein MVDKVIKSDAEWRAQLSDMEYKVLRKHGTERAFSNDAFPKTGGTYFCKGCGTPLFEGNTKFDSGTGWPSFYAPIDGENVGESQDNSWFMKRTEVHCNACDGHLGHVFPDGPQPTGLRYCINGASLTHEPDGG from the coding sequence ATGGTCGACAAAGTCATCAAATCCGACGCCGAATGGCGCGCGCAGCTCAGCGACATGGAATACAAGGTCCTGCGCAAACATGGCACCGAACGCGCCTTCAGCAATGACGCCTTCCCCAAAACCGGCGGCACCTATTTCTGCAAGGGGTGCGGCACACCGCTGTTTGAGGGCAACACCAAATTCGATTCCGGTACCGGCTGGCCCAGCTTCTATGCGCCGATTGACGGCGAAAATGTCGGCGAAAGCCAGGATAACAGCTGGTTCATGAAGCGCACCGAGGTGCATTGCAATGCCTGCGACGGCCATCTGGGCCATGTCTTTCCCGACGGGCCGCAGCCCACGGGGCTGCGCTACTGCATCAACGGGGCGTCCCTGACCCATGAGCCAGACGGCGGCTGA